Within the Sulfolobus tengchongensis genome, the region TACACTAAAGACATTTCACTATCATACCTTTATGCTATATTAAACGAAAAGAAATGGTTACATCTTAAAAGATCTTCATTAGATCACCTTCTTATTATACCTAATGCTGCAACAATACCAGTCCTTTCATCCAGAGGAACGCAATTACCAACAATTATCCCAGATAGACCTTCTGGGTTTAAAATTGGTGTTAACCCCGAAACCGGCAAAGAAGTAAGATTAGAATTGGAAGATCTGGTGAGGCATTCTTATATCATAGGTGGAACAGGGGCTGGAAAGACATCTGCCATAGCGACAATAGTAACTAGGTTCATGAAGGCATATCCAGAGAGTGTGACTGTTATTGTGGATCCTAACGGAGATTTCGCCGAACAGCTAGCCAGTAGTATGGCTGACTACGAAAAGCTTATCTACGTAGACCCAGCTCAAGCTACGGTATCTGTTAACCCGTTAAGTCTGCCAGATGAAATACCCCAAGATCAAGCTTTATTATTGGCTGAATCTAACGTAAAGGAGATCTTTGAGCAATTATTTTCATTAAAGGCAGGAGCAGTATATGTCGAATATATCGTCATAAACGCATTAAAGATCTTGTACATGAAAACAAGGAGTCCCACATTCCGCGATTTATACAACGTGATTATGAAGCTGAGGAGTGGAGAAATAGATCTACCCGTTAAGGATCCTCAGTGGGAAGAAAAGTTAGCCCAATTCCAAGAGTTAGAAGAAACTAGTTATATTTCAGCACTATCGAGACTTGAGGAATACGCTACTAATCCTCTATTAGTTAAATTATTCTCTAATGATTCTATCAAAAACGTCCTTGAGCCAGGAAATCTCGTGGTCATTAACGCATCTAATGCCCAAATAGGAAGCAAAGCTTCCTTCCTCATGATCGCGGGATGGATTTACAAATTATGGTACTCAGCGTTAGTGAGAGCAGCATTAAGGCAGAAAAGAATTCCAGTTTTGACTGTAATTGACGAGTTTGAAGTTATCAGTGATTTATCAATACTCGAAATTATCCTAAGCCAGGCTAGAAAGTTTGGAATGCATTTAATACTAGCCCATCAGCATACAGATCAAGTCAAAGACCTTTTGAAATCGATCTTTTCCAATACTGCAATAAAGGTTTTAATGAGGACTGCAGGAAATGATGCTAAGAACTTATCCCAAGTAGATCCAGGGTATGCTAGCCAGATTGAAAGCGTTTTGCCAACGCTATCTCCAGGTGAGGCTGTAATGTTTGTTATGCCGAGAAAATCAACCGATGTTGCTTCTCCCTTCCGCATAAAGTTCGACTACACAGAACTGAAGTTTGACCAGGATAAGTTAGACAAAGTAATAGCTAGGATGAAAGAGAAGTACAAAACAACAATTGAAAACAGAGACGTTACTAGCCTAGTTAATCCTCTATTTAGGTACATCGAAAAGCCTAACGTCCTTGAGCAAGTAGTGTTACACAATATATATGAAGGGTTTGCCGATGGGGAAAAACATTCAATTTATCTTGTAGATTTACTGAAAAGAATAGGGATAGATAGGGATAAAATAGAAAATGTAATAAACAAGCTAGAAGCTGCTGGTTATATTAGCGTAGAGAAAGTGAAGAACAAAAAATTATTACGCTATGGTAAAGGTCTTTTCGGAGATGTAAAAACTGTGGCCCCGTCAAGTGAAGGCAGAAAAATTGCAATGAAAGTTATGCTGAAGTATATGAAGAAAGGCTATTACGTCACTACTGTAAGGCAAAGTAGAGAACTAACAGCAAGACCTGATCTAGTTGCATTACCAATAAATAAATCTACGTATAACGTAGATTATGAGAAAGCGATAGCAATAGAGATAGAAAGCTGTAACGAACTTGAGACTCATCCTGAGCAAGTCATTCATAATTTCAGAAAAGAGAGTGTGAAGGACTTTTCTGAAGTACATTCATGGACACTTGAGACTTGCTTTAACAAATTGCTGGAACTTTATAATCAGCTTTCTGACGAAGAGAAAAAGAAAGTAAAGATATTTGCATTAAAGATTAGAGAAAAAGAAGAGAAGAAAGAATTAGGAAAATCTAATGTCAAAAATAAACAAAGCATAGAAGTAAATACGATTGACTCCCCAGTAAACCAAACTCAAGAAGGTAGTAATGGTACCGATGCTGTTTCACAACAAGTGAAAAATAAGGAAGAGCAGAAAGCTCAACAGTATGATATAAGAGAAGCTACAATTTCACCGAGTAATGAAAAATCTCTTAGCGTAGATGAGGGAATACATGAAAATAGACAGTCTGAGAAAAAAGAAATAGAAGAGCAGATGGTTTACTCCCCAGTAAACCAGGACAAGAAAGAAACTAGTGAAGCAGCTACTAACAAAGGAGCAACTACTGTTAACAGAGAAGCAGAAATAATCACAATAAAAGGAGTAGTAATTAAAGTCCTTGCAGATGATATCGTGGAAATTGACGGAAAGAAATACAAAGTGTTTCCCTCAGACATTGATTTATTGAGAAAATCAAAAGATATTGCTGAAGCTATAACAGTAAGTAATAATCAAATTACGTTAACAGTACTAAATCGTAAAAAAACTATTCTCATGAGAGAGATTACTTAATTT harbors:
- a CDS encoding ATP-binding protein, whose translation is MFNKFYKFYEIFPKIDVKYNTDQLLRILGNNFALLYYRDENILHLYLRTNATVENIRNLFGVKDAELPQFNYYARAFLKHEKHFYEDLEFQDLNNLLAQLQPGQGIFIIFKLEPSLHELHFVRINKLQKLAQYSEKHKIIINNMREKIKDSLYLIDLYLLDNDRRRLKSLTALLSSYSMYPLFFEIPLFKTDVTKLYTKDISLSYLYAILNEKKWLHLKRSSLDHLLIIPNAATIPVLSSRGTQLPTIIPDRPSGFKIGVNPETGKEVRLELEDLVRHSYIIGGTGAGKTSAIATIVTRFMKAYPESVTVIVDPNGDFAEQLASSMADYEKLIYVDPAQATVSVNPLSLPDEIPQDQALLLAESNVKEIFEQLFSLKAGAVYVEYIVINALKILYMKTRSPTFRDLYNVIMKLRSGEIDLPVKDPQWEEKLAQFQELEETSYISALSRLEEYATNPLLVKLFSNDSIKNVLEPGNLVVINASNAQIGSKASFLMIAGWIYKLWYSALVRAALRQKRIPVLTVIDEFEVISDLSILEIILSQARKFGMHLILAHQHTDQVKDLLKSIFSNTAIKVLMRTAGNDAKNLSQVDPGYASQIESVLPTLSPGEAVMFVMPRKSTDVASPFRIKFDYTELKFDQDKLDKVIARMKEKYKTTIENRDVTSLVNPLFRYIEKPNVLEQVVLHNIYEGFADGEKHSIYLVDLLKRIGIDRDKIENVINKLEAAGYISVEKVKNKKLLRYGKGLFGDVKTVAPSSEGRKIAMKVMLKYMKKGYYVTTVRQSRELTARPDLVALPINKSTYNVDYEKAIAIEIESCNELETHPEQVIHNFRKESVKDFSEVHSWTLETCFNKLLELYNQLSDEEKKKVKIFALKIREKEEKKELGKSNVKNKQSIEVNTIDSPVNQTQEGSNGTDAVSQQVKNKEEQKAQQYDIREATISPSNEKSLSVDEGIHENRQSEKKEIEEQMVYSPVNQDKKETSEAATNKGATTVNREAEIITIKGVVIKVLADDIVEIDGKKYKVFPSDIDLLRKSKDIAEAITVSNNQITLTVLNRKKTILMREIT